The following is a genomic window from Flavobacteriales bacterium.
ACGCGTGCGGCGCAGGGTGGTGGACAGGTCGTCCAGTTGGGCGGTGAAGGTCATTTCGGATGTCGCTCGCTCGGTCTTCGGGGGGCAAACTAGTCCCGTCGGGGATCGCACGACCTGTTGGACGTCCCGTTTTTTTACACGATCGATCGCGCGATCCGCTGATCCTCAACCGGTGGACCTGTGGATGATCGACGTTCGGGGCGGGGCAGGTGGAGTGGTGCGATGGTGCGGAGGCGGAGTTCCCCGCACCCTTACACGTATGGCTCCCCGTAGATCCAGCGAAGGCGTTCTCGCTCTTTCGCACCCTTAACCTTGTGCATGCCCACCGCCTACACGGTGTACGTCATCGAGCTCAGTCGGAAGGTGTACACCGAGCACTGGAAGTTCCGTGCCGCCAACCCGCAGTACAACGGCGCGCTGGAGTGCCTCTACGTGGGCATGACCAGCAAGACCCCGCGCGAACGCTTCGCGCAGCACAAGACCGGCGCGCTCAGCAGGAAGGGCCACGACCTCAGCAGCGCGATCGTGAGGAAGTACGGGCGCTACCTGCGCCCCAGCCTCTGCCAGCACATCGGTCCGCTCAGCCGGGCCGAGGCGCTGGAAGTGGAGAAGGGGCTGGCGTTGGAGCTTCGTCGGAAGGGGTATGCGGTGTGGACGAATTGAGGGGCTGGCGAACGCGTGGGGCTGACATGCGAGCGGCCCCGATCGGGGCCGTTACGCATTTCACGTGACGGTTGGCTCACGCCTCCGCCTTTCTTGTCCGCCAACGACTCAGGCGGCGGCGGGCGCCTTCCTCTTGCCATTCCCGTTCTTCTCCTTCTCGTCGATGGGTTTGCGGAACACGATCTTCCCGTCGAACACGTCGATCACCTGGGGCTTGCCAGGCTCGAGCGTGCCGGCGATGATCTGGCGGCTCAGCTCGTTGAGCAGCTCCTTCTGGATCATGCGCTTGATCGGACGCGCACCGAACTGGGGGTCGAAGCCCTTGCGTGCTGATGTGGGCGATCAGCTCCTCGCTGGGGAGCAGGTGGATGTCCTTCTCCTCCAGCTTGTGCAGGAGCATGTGCAACTGCAGCTTCACGATCTCGCGCACATCCTCCTGGCTCAGCGGACGGAACATGATCAGCTCGTCCACGCGGTTGAGGAACTCGGGGCGCACGGTCTTGCGCAGCAGGTCCATCACCTCGCGCTGGGTCTTCTCGATCACCTCTTCGGC
Proteins encoded in this region:
- a CDS encoding ribose-5-phosphate isomerase, with the protein product MPTAYTVYVIELSRKVYTEHWKFRAANPQYNGALECLYVGMTSKTPRERFAQHKTGALSRKGHDLSSAIVRKYGRYLRPSLCQHIGPLSRAEALEVEKGLALELRRKGYAVWTN